Within Cryptosporangium aurantiacum, the genomic segment TCACCGCCGATCCGCACGACCGGCGCACCGTTGTGGTCCAGCTCTGGTATCCCGCGCAGGAGAGCCCCGCAGGGACGCAGCGAGCCCAGTACCTCGGACGCACGGAGCACGAGGCGCGCACCGTTTCCGCGGCCCTCGCCCGCCAGGTCGGTTTGCCTGGCTTTCTGGTCGACGGCGTCCCGCGTGCCCGCACCCGTTCGGTCGTCAACGCCCCGGTGGCCGGTGGGAGCGGACGGTTTCCGATCGTGCTGTTCTCCCCCGGGTCGGGCGGAGTGCGTACCCAGAACACCGCTTGGGCAGAGGAACTGGCCAGCCACGGCTATGTGGTCGCCGCCCTCGACCACCCGTACGACTCCGCCGCCGTCGTCCTCGCCGACGGCCGAACGATTTACGCCACGATTGCCTCCACCGGAGACCAGGACAAGGACGAGAAGCTGTCGGTCGGCTGGACGGCTGTTCGGGCCGCCGACCTCCGCTTCGTCCTCACCCAGCTGGACCAGCTAGGTCGAGGTGAGACGACCGGCCCGCTGACCGGACGCCTGGACACCAGCCGGGTCGCGGTCACCGGCCACTCCATGGGCGGCGCAGCGGCTCTGCAGGCAGCGCGGCAGGACCGCCGGTTCGACGTCGTCATCGATCTGGACGGCTACCCCCACGGCCCCACATCGCCCTCCCTCCACCAGCCGACGCTCGCGCTCACCCAGGCCCTCACCGCCGGCACCGACCCGCGGTACCTACCCCGCCTCACCGAGGTCCTCGAGCTCAGCACCGCGACGACCTACCGGCTCACCATTCCCGGCGCCGCGCACCTCACGTTCATGGACGGCCCCCTGTACCTGCCGCCGGTGCCCTCGATCGTCGGGTCCCTGGGCCGCACCGAGAGCCCGCGCGTCGTCGCCGCAGCCACTCTCGCCTTTCTGGACACCACCCTGCGGCACGGACCCGGTGACCTGGCCGGTGTGCTGTCGGACTACGGCGACCTCAGCATCTACCGCCCGGACCACAGCCGCTGATCTGTTGCCGCGGCAGGCGGCGCGGCCGCCGGGCGAGGTCGTCTCACTGCAGCGTCGCGCCGGTCCGGTCGAGCAGTTCCGCGCTCGCGTAGATCGGAGTGTCGGTACGCAGCGCCGGCGTGATCGCGTCCGACGGCCGGGCCCGCAGGTCGCCGCCGCCGTCTGAGTTCCGGCCGGTGTCGATCACGGCCTTCTCCACCGGCAGCCGCATTGTCCGCAGCAGGTCGAGGAGCAGCGCGTACGGAGGAAAGCCGGAGTTCTCTCCTCCCATCACCCCGGCCAGCGGGGCGGCCTCGTAGTGCTCGAGGAGGAGCTCCAGTCGCCGGTCTCCGTCGGCCTCCCGGAGCACGACGATCCGCTGATCCTCCTGGCCACCGCCGGGGGTGGTCGTCACCTCGAGCACGGTCAGCCGT encodes:
- a CDS encoding bifunctional nuclease family protein — translated: MTTTPGGGQEDQRIVVLREADGDRRLELLLEHYEAAPLAGVMGGENSGFPPYALLLDLLRTMRLPVEKAVIDTGRNSDGGGDLRARPSDAITPALRTDTPIYASAELLDRTGATLQ
- a CDS encoding alpha/beta fold hydrolase; the encoded protein is MWRRMPRRDDERVTEIIAGPHLSLLEFLAVLGAIALVTARWLPPAHRPRVTIAATTVLVLSVIVLSLMGIRWQMLPVLAGAALALPFALSPLLRRRTGRPAWRARWWLALPGSVTCVGLIATAPVAAWAFPVPVFPEPSGQFAVGTRVVQWTDPQRSETFTADPHDRRTVVVQLWYPAQESPAGTQRAQYLGRTEHEARTVSAALARQVGLPGFLVDGVPRARTRSVVNAPVAGGSGRFPIVLFSPGSGGVRTQNTAWAEELASHGYVVAALDHPYDSAAVVLADGRTIYATIASTGDQDKDEKLSVGWTAVRAADLRFVLTQLDQLGRGETTGPLTGRLDTSRVAVTGHSMGGAAALQAARQDRRFDVVIDLDGYPHGPTSPSLHQPTLALTQALTAGTDPRYLPRLTEVLELSTATTYRLTIPGAAHLTFMDGPLYLPPVPSIVGSLGRTESPRVVAAATLAFLDTTLRHGPGDLAGVLSDYGDLSIYRPDHSR